A single window of Streptomyces sp. NBC_00464 DNA harbors:
- a CDS encoding DUF3662 and FHA domain-containing protein — protein MGVMKRFEQRLEGLVNGTFAKVFKSEVQPVEIAGALQRECDNNATIWNRERTVVPNDFIVELSAPDYERLSPYSGQLGDELSGLVRDYAKQQRYTFMGPIKVHLEKADDLDTGLYRVRSRTLASSSSQQEQPGQPGQLGQQGQQGQQGYQNHPGQQAAPPARPGHGRPQAPGGYGYPPSSPPPMPAAPPPGARHGGAPGPDRRPPATPSPLPNTQVRRWIEINGTRHQISRPTLVMGRSTDADVRIDDPGVSRRHCEIRTGTPSTIQDLGSTNGIVVDGQHTTRATLRDGSRIVVGSTTIVYRQAEG, from the coding sequence ATGGGAGTCATGAAGCGTTTCGAGCAGCGTCTCGAAGGTCTGGTCAACGGCACCTTCGCCAAGGTCTTCAAGTCCGAGGTCCAGCCGGTCGAGATCGCCGGCGCCCTCCAGCGGGAGTGCGACAACAACGCCACCATCTGGAACCGCGAGCGGACCGTCGTCCCCAACGACTTCATCGTCGAGCTCAGCGCCCCCGACTACGAGCGTCTCAGCCCGTACTCCGGCCAGCTGGGCGACGAGCTCTCCGGGCTGGTCAGGGACTACGCCAAGCAGCAGCGGTACACCTTCATGGGGCCCATCAAGGTGCACCTGGAGAAGGCGGACGACCTCGACACCGGGCTCTACCGGGTTCGCAGCCGCACCCTGGCGTCGAGTTCGTCACAGCAGGAACAGCCCGGCCAGCCCGGCCAACTCGGTCAGCAGGGCCAGCAGGGCCAGCAGGGATACCAGAACCACCCGGGACAGCAGGCCGCACCGCCCGCCCGCCCCGGACACGGGCGTCCCCAGGCCCCCGGCGGCTACGGCTACCCGCCCAGCTCCCCCCCGCCCATGCCCGCGGCCCCGCCGCCGGGCGCCAGGCACGGCGGAGCCCCAGGACCCGACCGTCGCCCGCCGGCCACCCCCAGCCCCCTGCCGAACACGCAGGTGCGACGCTGGATCGAGATCAATGGCACACGCCATCAGATCTCCCGGCCGACGCTGGTGATGGGACGCAGTACCGACGCCGACGTGCGAATCGACGACCCCGGCGTATCCCGCAGGCACTGTGAGATCAGGACCGGAACGCCCTCGACGATCCAGGATCTCGGGTCTACCAACGGCATCGTGGTAGACGGGCAGCACACAACCCGCGCTACGCTCCGCGACGGCTCGCGGATCGTCGTGGGCAGCACCACCATCGTTTACCGGCAAGCCGAAGGGTGA
- a CDS encoding winged helix-turn-helix transcriptional regulator — protein sequence MADHSEQACRRVDVGISRVFELFGKRWTGPIVSVLMQHPVHFADLRRAIPGISERMLSDRLTELGAAGLVVREVDEGPPLRVSYRLTQAGAAMEPALKELGSWAETHLKDDLGGC from the coding sequence ATGGCGGATCACAGCGAGCAGGCGTGCAGGCGGGTGGACGTAGGGATCAGTCGCGTCTTCGAGCTGTTCGGCAAGCGCTGGACGGGGCCGATCGTTTCCGTACTGATGCAGCATCCGGTGCACTTCGCCGACCTGCGCCGTGCCATTCCGGGCATCAGCGAGCGCATGCTCTCGGACCGGCTGACCGAACTGGGGGCTGCGGGCCTGGTGGTCCGCGAGGTCGACGAGGGGCCGCCGCTGCGGGTCTCGTACCGCCTGACGCAGGCCGGTGCCGCGATGGAACCCGCGCTCAAGGAACTGGGGAGCTGGGCCGAAACCCACCTGAAGGACGACCTCGGCGGCTGTTAG
- a CDS encoding FMN-dependent NADH-azoreductase: MATLLHLDSAVFPQGSASREVTAAFVQTWREQHPDGKVVYRDLAAEPLPHLDAEAVGAGAEHPLRGELAAELAAADAVLIGAPMYNFTIPSTLKAWLDHVIIVGHNVGPDSPVAGTPITVVASRGGSYAAGTPREDAEFVQNYLEKLLTSMFAAEVDFIVPELTLARTNPQMAELIPLADSSRAKALTDASEKAKALASRLAA, translated from the coding sequence ATGGCCACCCTCCTGCACCTTGATTCCGCCGTCTTCCCCCAGGGCTCCGCGTCGCGCGAGGTCACCGCCGCATTCGTACAGACCTGGCGCGAGCAGCACCCCGACGGGAAGGTCGTCTACCGCGACCTCGCCGCCGAGCCCCTGCCGCACCTGGATGCCGAGGCCGTCGGAGCCGGTGCCGAGCACCCGCTGCGCGGCGAGCTCGCCGCGGAGCTTGCCGCCGCGGACGCCGTTCTGATCGGCGCCCCCATGTACAACTTCACGATTCCGTCGACGCTCAAGGCCTGGCTCGACCACGTGATCATCGTCGGCCACAACGTCGGCCCCGACAGCCCCGTGGCCGGCACCCCGATCACCGTCGTCGCCAGCCGCGGCGGCTCCTACGCGGCGGGCACCCCGCGCGAGGACGCCGAGTTCGTCCAGAACTACCTGGAGAAGCTGCTGACCTCGATGTTCGCCGCCGAGGTCGACTTCATCGTCCCGGAGCTCACCCTGGCCCGCACCAACCCGCAGATGGCCGAGCTCATCCCGCTCGCCGACTCCTCCCGCGCCAAGGCGCTCACCGACGCCTCCGAGAAGGCCAAGGCCCTCGCTTCCCGCCTCGCCGCCTGA
- a CDS encoding FHA domain-containing protein FhaB/FipA translates to MSELTLTVMRLGFLAVLWLFVIVAVQVIRSDLFGTRVTQRGSRRTATDARPPQARQTAAAPPQQRQQPGRQRRGAPTKLVVSEGTLTGTTVALQGQTITLGRAHDSTIVLDDDYASSRHARIYPDRDGQWIVEDLGSTNGTYLDRTRLTTPTPVPLGAPIRIGKTVIELRK, encoded by the coding sequence ATGTCAGAGCTGACCCTTACGGTCATGCGGCTAGGATTCCTGGCTGTTCTGTGGCTATTCGTGATCGTGGCCGTCCAGGTCATTCGAAGTGACCTGTTCGGAACGCGCGTCACGCAGCGCGGCTCACGCCGCACTGCTACCGACGCGCGGCCTCCACAGGCACGCCAGACCGCTGCGGCACCGCCGCAGCAACGCCAGCAGCCCGGCCGCCAGCGCCGGGGAGCACCGACCAAACTGGTCGTGTCCGAGGGGACGCTCACCGGCACCACGGTGGCGCTCCAGGGCCAGACCATCACGCTGGGCCGGGCCCATGATTCAACGATCGTGCTGGACGACGACTACGCGTCCAGCAGGCATGCCAGGATCTACCCCGACCGTGACGGCCAGTGGATCGTCGAGGATCTCGGGTCCACCAACGGCACGTATCTGGACCGGACCCGTCTCACCACCCCGACGCCTGTTCCGCTGGGCGCGCCGATCCGGATCGGCAAGACCGTCATCGAGCTGCGGAAGTAG